In Aedes albopictus strain Foshan chromosome 3, AalbF5, whole genome shotgun sequence, the genomic window TTATTTCATTATATCGTTATATAATATAAtacaatataatataatataatataatataatataatataatataatataatataatataatataatataatataatataatataatataatataatataatataatataatataatataatataatataatataatataatataatataatataatataatataatataatataatataatataatataatataatataatataatataatataatataatataatataatataatataatataatataatataatataatataatataatataatataatataatataatataatataatataatataatataatataatataatataatataatataatataatataatataatataatataatataatataatataatataatataatataatataatataatataatataatataatataatataatataatataatataatataatataatataatataatataatataatataatataatataatataatataatataatataatataatataatataatataatataatataatataatataatataatataatataatataatataatataatataatataatataatataatataatataatataatataatataatataatataatataatataatataatataatataatataatataatataatataatatactataatataatataatatagtataatataatataatataatataatataatataatataatataatataatataatataatataatataatataatccatatatataaaaatgcagtggcatacgtgggaccgcgcataacttgcgaacggaaggtccgattttggtcgtcttagttttgttgtgttagttttcacccaaggaaggtttatgaggcctaaaacatggacaaattgagagttttcgaaaatcgattttctataccttttccaccggggacttgggcgcttggctagggacttgaaacgtcaaaaaacgtagtaggcaagacaaagtttgccggggacagctagtataatataatataatataatataatataatataatataatataatataatataatataatataactagctgtacccggcaaactttgtcttgcctactgcgttttttgacgtttcaagtccctagccaagcccaaatCACCGTTCAAAAGGTATAAAaccccaattttcaaaaactctcaattttcccatgttttttgcctcataaaccttccttgggtgaaaactaacggaacaaaacttagacgacccaaatcggaccatccgttcgcaagttatgcgcggtcccacgtatgccactgcatttttatatatatagatataatataatataatataatataatataatataatataatataatataatataatgtaatataatataatataatctatatatataaaaatgagttcgaagtccctttgaggcaacaaaactcacaaactggtgcaccgatcaggatgactcttgcatggtttgatttgtattcatggtggctgtgtttataagtagtaaaagttaagaaaatcaactaaaaaagtaggaaaattgtgaaattactgattttttatgagttgGGAAGAAATTtaacacgatcgcaataaaaccaatctagagtgcggtgctgcaatgacctcaacagttgtcaaaccaccacaaccgggcaagacaaagtttgccgggacagctagtataatataatataatataatataatataatataatataatataatataatataatataatataatataatataatataatataatataatataatataatataatataatataatataatataatataatataatataatataatataatataatataatataatataatataatataatataatataatataatataatataatataatataatataatataatataatataatataatataatataatataatataatataatataatataatataatataatataatataatataatgtaatataatataatataatataatataatatcatTATATCATCTGATGATACATGTTTTAAAACAACTGTTGCTACAAAAATCATTCTAACAACCTAACAAAATCTGCAATAATTTTGTTTTCCAATATAATCGAGATGAAACTATTATGTCGTTTTATTTGCATTATTGTAAGCTGCAGTTAGACCGAAAAATATCCTTAAATACGAAGCTTATAATTCCACAAATATAACCAAACCGTATTAGAAGTAGGCCACACACAGTAGAGATGCTGATCAAGCCTGCTACGACCATGTTGCTCTCCGAGTAAAACGGTACGCAGTAGGTCTCGAAAATAAAAACTGGAGTGACTGTCGTAGAGGGGTGGAAAAAAGTTATGCACTAAGATGTAGGTGTAGTATTTAAAAGGAATTTGAAGTGCTCCATTAGACCGGCCCAAAAACACAAAAGTCACAAAGTTCCACTGGGCACCCCCTCCCGGGAATGCGCCTATCAATCAATGAATCTTTCAGCTCAATTAGTTAGCCGCTAGGCTGGCGCAAATGAATTAAGGTTCACATGgcattttcaaccaaatatatgaCGGATTGGATGATCACTAGTCTTTTGTTTGAAAAATCAAACATCAtcttgcatctagtttataacataaaaagttaaagaaaaatattgtaacatcataacacaatatgatataaacttgatataattttctggaCGGGTTAACATTAGGATATTAACTGCTGTTTTCTTCATTTTGAACTAAACCCAAAGTAATACATCGGGAGTCAATAGTAGAccaattttccaaatatttcggTTGAAAATCCCGCATATTAAAACCGTTAAACTGATTGAAAATCCCGCGCTTAAACACATTTGCACCAGCATGGTTATTAATCGATCGAACTGAAACTTTTATTGATTGTTCTTCTCACCCTTAGACATAATCCTGGAGGGTGTGATCCATGAaatattattacttttattttctgCCATTTAATTTTGATCCAGTCtagcactttggcgaacaaagtttgcaaAAAGAGGTATTGTGTGACTTTTCACAAAGAATtatcactctctgtaggaactttacctaaacatcgacactctcaaattgaaaattatcaaataatgcagctttttcatgatcaacacttttatgagatctaatgtgatgtgagcgttttgcaccgatacccctcgtaaaaaaggtaaacattcaaatttcacgactgtgttggtgaatattttggctggagcataaatttatgctccacgtaaggaggcacaatccaacctgtcaaactccatagtgaaaaaataggatgccgtccccTTGGTTTACACTTTATAAATCGGAACAATGTTGACACTAACCGGATGCACTTGATACCTACTATCGATCTCTAGTAAATCTGCAAAATACTGATTCTATATTGCACTCAGCCGACGACGTAGCGAGTGTAAACTACAACACCCGTTCGATGAGCTCTGTGAAAGGACTgactaaagattttttttgcatttttacaTTTTCAGTTTTTGGCGCTGTCGAATGTTCCAATCTTAATACAAATTCAACCAGTTTGTCTATTTGTTTACTGTGATCAAGATATGGCACGATGCTTATCACCTACAGACAGCAGTTGAAAAAAGCGTATTTAGTATGAAGTCCGCGTGAGCAAATACCAAAAACTGTTTAATCCTTTCAAGAATCTAATAACGCCTGCCCTACAGCCTACACTTTAAACCTCGAATGTGTTGAGCAAAAATAAATAATCCGACAACGGTTTTTCATTCGCGCCTCACTGActcgatcgatttctcttcgtcgattctctctcttttgctaataacttgatcaaaacaaactatTGCCCATTGCGGCCATTTATAGATTCTAACCATTTATATGATTAGGCTTATTTTCAGCGTACGCGCATTACAAatttagattgagtttaaataagggcgaaagtaacatgagagagttctcttcatcgactctctcttcttcaaattaaagtgacaagatgcaagtatggttgcactttttggtcataaatcgctaggttggaatgcaatctagcgtctgagtgtaaaaaagttcgattgaatttgcattaatttttttttgtcacttaaatttgcagaagagagagtcgatgaagagaactctcttatGTTACTTttggcccttatttaaactcaatctagaaatgtttGTTCATAAAAGTGTACTCAATAACGCCAGTGTAAATTATTCATCAGTATgtggtctgtttttatatctgtgggtGGGTGCgtggtctgtttttatatctcctTTACGAATTTACGCTGCAGCCGAGGTTAATGGATACAACAGAACTTTCGTAGACAAATATCTACAAAAACACAAACGCAATAAAACACCGTCAGAACATAACAACGCTGGAGCCAATAACAGGACAAACAAAAAGGATTAGCCTACCGTTCTACCCTAAAGAAAACAACCCAATAAAATCTAAACTTCAACGACATGGATTGCAAGTAGTGCACAAAAGCACCAACACGTTACGTGAACTACTATGCAATCTGAAAGATAAGGTTCCCCGAGATGAGCAGTCAGGAATTTGTGAAATTCCGTGCAGGGACTGTCCAGCTGTCTACATAGGTCAGACACGTCAGAAATTAAAAACCAGAATTAGGGAACATAAGAATGCCGTtgacacaaacaaacaaaacgaatccagcgtggcagttCATACAGCGAGTAATCACAACATCAACTGGGAAGAAGCGAAACTGCTCAAATGTGTCAACAAATCTTCGCATTTGAATGCATGGGAGTCCATGTTCATCACAGGGTCGAAAAAGCAATTGTCACATCGTGTCGCTTCGACCTAGCAGACTTGGACGATAGAGTAACTTCTCTTCTTTTGGACGTATACGAACAACGAACGAACACagcgcagtcagtcggacattgtccagaagatgggctagatctcgcccgaaaccggtcgacaaaaggtaattttttaaatcttttcttgacgattacatatactgatttatcgaccgtattctattaataacttgatgattttgtggctatatcggtctctttctactcatagtataagggagtagagatcaaagtggataatgaaatgatagatatgatagaattcgctaggtagcgaacaagtgtgaaaattttatagaaggtgaaattaggcaagtaggccttgtattgaacgaatacatcgaatgcgtgaaacttctgccgtgcgacctgtgcttttaaacagatcggcttggttggtagttcataccaccttaccaagactggcaaaagtttcaggtacccgactgcctatgtattgttctgttttcatcacaaattctatcgatcggtagcttgtttcggaattcgcactccgttcctaggggtatgcctatatcgcggcgtgttcttcctattagctttttcctattggtgctgatatgcatgtgaatacgatcgccttgactgagagttATATGgacatctatagacatatggaatcacaatacaatacacTTTTAAATGAACTTgttacattattattattattactttattatagagatttttaaccctaggctggttcatctcttaaaacttgttacattgatgtaatgtttgctttccaCAGGTCCAATGCCCATAACACTTACcatatattgacgtaatgatcaattatgatacaaaatgcactccaccgatattcttGCTGTCAAGAACACGGCGACGCTTTGTGTACTAAATAGAATATATTGTGTGAAAGGGATAGTTTTGAATTGTGTTCAAAAAGAAACGGTTGATAGCGCTGCAACATCCGTAAGGCTTTTCGTGTCTCTGTGCGTGTTTGAATGCCGTAGCTAGTATCTCGACGATTCATGAGTGAGTCATGAAGTGGCGTAATGTTCCATGACTGACTGCGCGACGGTGGTGACACGAGGAGCAAGCCTAACTGCGCTGTAATGACGTTGCCCCTAACACCGAGGAACAGCAGTATCCAGATAAGTCGGTGAGACCGTTTCAAActacattttctttttttttctcaactgcaaacattaataatgacaagaaaaatggtagagtttgtcgattctatcattttccaggattctttcaataaatggctgtgtatgtgtagactagactagattagactagaaaatgcactccaccgatatccATATGGCCATATAGATGCATACTAccaatttcaatattatttatgataatttatgttattcatgcctttaattcatgattctgttataaaaTGTGATGTAATTCTAGagaaaactcgttttttttagaggataggccctttaaaagggcgtaactcaaaaattcgcccaacgatgattttaaaaatttgttctgaGGTGTAGAATAGATAAACAAATAGAAAGTTTTCCTCAAGCCGGCAAACGATTCGGTCACAGATTTATCGCCCATTCTCGATCACACGATGACCAAGCCCATCCTGTACACGATGCACGTGAACCCACCCTGCAGGGCAGTGGAACTCTGCGCCAAGGCACTGGATCTCGACTTGGAACGGAAGGTGGTCAATTTGGCCACCGGGGATCATCTGAAACCGGAATTTGTCAAGTTGAACCCTCAACACACCGTACCGGTGTTGGACGACAACGGAACGGTGATTTGCGAAAGTCATGCAATTATGATTTATCTGGTGTCGAGGTACGGCAAAGATGATAGCCTGTACTCGAAAGAACTGGTCAAGCAAGCCAAGTTGAATGCTGCTCTACACTTCGAAAGCGGTGTTCTGTTTGCTCGTACGCGGTTCGTGTTTGAGCCAATAATCTTCTTCGGTGGAAGTGAAATTCCAGCCGATCGGGAAGAATATGTACAAAAAGCCTATCAACTACTGGAGGATACCCTGGTGGATGACTATGTCGTCGGCAACGCCCTTACCATTGCAGACTTCAGCTGCGTATCAACGGTTTCCTCCATAATGGGAGTCATTCCGATGGACAAGAACCGATACCCGAAGATCcatgccttttttttttttttttttttccttctaaaccatagggggataaatctgctcatcagacaccctaacaggaaggttagggtagtgtggggatgaggccgtcttctacaatgccggtagaagccaggactactctctcctcgacccactaaaacacattcctatggtcgccaaaccctacgtctctccggaaccaccaagaaggtattgcttcagagaggggctagtgcatatcgcaccctcaaggttagctgccgtagcctagcagcaacgaacatcgatgactcgcactggagagtccatcacgatagcatgctggcgcttagccagtttcccgagtggtcctcgccactccctttgtcctcggaaggcgggcagggtcaaccccgcccgcgccctactgctgagcggacatcaagaactgatgcccacatgcaacccgatctgacctgcccgcaaaggaagggtatcactacccttcaggccttatcagctgcatccgtaggttgcagacagcagggtctcacctaccccgacccttgccggggacccctttccaaccgcgggctcagatccaacccagtagactgacgccacgacagcaccgctaccgggacttcctctccgcggccacttaatcgctgtaagggtggatctcgaccgcagggcaccggtatgacctacgaagccgacttcgaacccctggaccacctcttgtactgcatctggactagccattctccgagtccacgcgccacctcctttgtagctcccagacgatatgggtgatagccgttgaaacggcattccagctaatctcatccctacacattctctggaccaagttgtccggagttgtgtcctccccgcatgtggcaagcatgcggtcacgcattgtgcgaaaacgcgggcacacgaacaaaacgtgttccgccgtttcctctaaaccattgcacactgggcattcgggagaatccgcatgcccgaaacggtgtagatactgtcggaagcaaccatgacctgtaaggacctgtgtcaggtggaatgaaacttccccatggcgcctattaatccaactatctaccctcggtatcaacctatgggtccaccttcctttggtggaactgtcccacgcgcgctgccatttgaccatagaggccatcctgacagtcttgcgtatgcctcttgtgccgcgcatttcgaagcactccatatcctcactgataagaatgctgatgggcaccataccagtaatgacacagagagcgtcgtgtgacacggtacggtacgcgcttgcaaccctcagacacataagcctgtaagtactttccagcttccgtcggtagcattcagtacttagcgcggtaccccacgccgggccgccatacctaagtatggacgtagcaacactagccagaagcttgcgcttactggcgtacaccgctgagctattggacgtcattcgggacagtgccgcaatagctgtggaggctcttttacaggcataatcgacgtggctaccgaaggtaagcttatcgtcgatcatcacgcccaagtgcttgacagagcgcttcgacaggatagtgcactctcctacactgatctccgtctgctgcgccgactgcatgttgttaacaaccgtcacctctgtcttgtggtgagccagctccagttttctggaccgcatccacgcctccacaaccttgatcgagtggttggtagtcaactttacctcctcgatcgtttcaccgtagacttcgagcgtaatatcgtcggcaaatccgacaatcaccactcccactgggtactctaacctcaacacctcgtcgtacatgacattccataacaccggacccaggatggaaccttgcgggactcctgaggttatgtgaaagcacttccgacccacctccatgtcgtatactagtacgcgattctggaagtagcttccgagaatcttgtacaagtactccggtatccccagacgcaagagcgcatcagcaatagcagcccaactggcgctattaaatgcattccttacatccagagtcactaccccgcaaaagcgaattcccctcctcttaggctcgagtgctttctcggcggtttttgtaaccgacaagatagcgtctacggtggacctccccttccggaagccatactggttgctcgagagaccatttacgccctcagtgaacttcaacattctattgaggatgatcttttcaagcaccttccccgccgtgtcaatcaagcatattggtctatatgccgacgggtctccgggtggtttccccgcctttggcaatagtaccaggctctgcctcttccaagcttctgggaaaactccctcgtccaggcatttctgcatagcagacctgaacatctcgggagcttctgcaatagctacttttaaggccaggttcggaactccgtccggacctggggccttacctacgctaagggacttagctatccccgcaagttccacatcggtgaccatttcctcatcgccagccccagtccccggctgtcctacgaaaggaggccaaggactaggatcatgacgcggaaaaagtcctccaatgatcccctccaacatctctggagattgctctgtaggagccatcacacctctcgtcttggccataacgatcctgtaggcatcaccccacgggttcgtattggcactctgacagagaccctcaaagcaggcctttttgcttgctcttatctcggtcttgagcgcggcttttgcagcggcgaacaccacccgccgttcgtttcgctcttcctctgatcgtgctcgctgcatccgccgcctagcccgtaggcaggtgcggcgcaggtccgcaatcgcgtcggtccaccagtaagccggtggcctcccatttctagggtggactctcctaggcatggtcgcatcacacgcacgtgagagcaccgccaccagctcgtcgccgtctaaaccgagtaagtttcgctcacggcggagcgcttccctaaatacctcttcgtcgaagtatgatgtcttccacctacgagggcttggccttggcctagccgcctcttcttctatccgctgtctgctgttgttgtagtcgatactgtagcgaaccgccaggtggtcgctgtgagtgtagccatcatctactctccagttcgaactacttgttaggccaggactacaaaaggtcacgtcaataattgactccgctccgtttcgactataggtactcttggtaccgacgttagccaagtcgacatctaagatggccagtgtttctagcaggatctgaccccgctggttcgtgaaacggcttccccattccacagcccaggcattaaagtcacccgctattaccaccggccttcgccctgttagcacggtcgttaagcggtccagcatttgcgtgaaccgctcgatcggccaccgcggaggcgcataacagctacagaagaagaccccgtttactttggcgaccacgaagccctcaccaacgaagtagacaccaactcctgcacggggtatttactaGTGTGGGACATAAAATAAATTCCAGTTCCTGTATGATTTTTTGATGCCTATTAGGTCTAGTattaactgtacaaaatttcagcgcgattggtgaaactatattttagcgccaacgATTTCAATTTtacatgggatttagtatgggaaaagttAGTTTTACAATCAAAAATTCGGTGGAGCGTCATGTTGATCTCTAAAAATAAATGAACCCACTTACCTCCTAGAACGGATTACAATAAAACTTttgttcgaagaccgcaaagcgatccgacgtttgtgaaaaaagttatttagcAAAAACAATTCGCCCCCACAACGAGTGGCTCATTGCATAGTTTTTTCTAGCAGCACTGCAAGCATCCGCCTGCTGCTATGTGTGTGCGACAAATGCACGGCGTGTTGACTGGCGGCGGTCGCGGCGGTGCACCGCCGTGTGGAGAATCAAAGGGGGTGACGACGGAAACGAGTTGACTCTTTCATTGAAATGCAATGGTTTTCAGTGAACGACGTCACGTTTGCATATTATATCGACAAGTTTTCCTTCGCCACACCTCTGACAGCCCACATCAGGTGTGGGGACCGCAAAGCATCCTAAAGAAAAGCGGATGTCATGCGTAAGGATttctttttgaatgaatttttgaactttGAGGAACATTTGAATAGAAACAAAATAAATggtttaattgattttttttcgtctTGAATATTGCTCTTCACAAGGCCCTTAGATTGCTGACCATGTCAGCCTTGCTTTGCTGCTTATAAAATGAACTGTATGCTGCATCAGACAAATACGTCTTTTTGAAACATTACGCTTGTATTCAAACATCCATATCAGAGCTCCAACAGATCATGAAAAATGATTGGTCCACTTCACTGAAATCATAGGCATCATTCAAAAAGAAATCCTTACGCATGACATCCGCTTTTCTTTAGGATGCTTTGCGGTCCCCACACCTGATGTGGGCTGTCAGAGGTGTGGCGAAGGAAAACTTGTCGATATAATATGCAAACGTGACGTCGTTCACTGAAAACCATTGCATTTCAATGAAAGAGTCAACTCGTTTCCGTCGTCACCCCTTTGATTCTCCACACGGCGGTGCACCGCCGCGACCGCCGCCAGTCAACACGCCGTGCATTTGTCGCACACACATAGCAGCAGGCGGATGCTTGCAGTGCTGCTAGAAAAAACTATGCAATGAGCCACTCGTTGTGGGGGCGAATTGTTTTTgctaaataacttttttcacaaacgtcggatcgctttgcggtcttcgaacaaAAGTTTTATTGTAATCCGTTCTAGGAGGTAAGTGGGTTCATTTATTTTTAGAGATCAACATGACGCTCCACCGAATTTTTGATTGTAAAACTaacttttcccatactaaatcccatgtaaaattgaaatcgtcggcgctaaaatatagtttcaccaatcgcgctgaaattttgtacagttaacACTGGACCTAATAGGCATCCAAAAAtcatacaggaaaaaaaaaatttgtttccCCATATACCCGTGTCCCAGGctagtatttacccgtcgtccatatcgccgccattttc contains:
- the LOC134289747 gene encoding glutathione S-transferase 1-like, producing MTKPILYTMHVNPPCRAVELCAKALDLDLERKVVNLATGDHLKPEFVKLNPQHTVPVLDDNGTVICESHAIMIYLVSRYGKDDSLYSKELVKQAKLNAALHFESGVLFARTRFVFEPIIFFGGSEIPADREEYVQKAYQLLEDTLVDDYVVGNALTIADFSCVSTVSSIMGVIPMDKNRYPKIHAWLDRLKQLPYYQEANGGGAEEVAKFVLSQKEKNAQKA